One window of the Candidatus Chryseobacterium colombiense genome contains the following:
- a CDS encoding Crp/Fnr family transcriptional regulator produces MSNKALEICYDFPFFLQEELDEIFQAHEKVFFQKGDFILEEGKTANEYYILEKGLARSFVNDFNGNEVTTHFFVENEVIIEVSSLFQRIPTQENIVCIMDCECWKFDFETFQELFHKIPNLREWGRAWMSQQLFVYKQRSVEMFILSATRRYLNLLEQKPHVIQFAPLKQIASYLGVTDTSLSRIRKELVSHPNKN; encoded by the coding sequence ATGAGCAATAAAGCCTTAGAAATCTGTTATGATTTTCCTTTTTTCCTGCAGGAAGAGCTCGATGAGATATTTCAGGCTCATGAAAAAGTATTTTTCCAGAAAGGTGATTTTATTCTGGAAGAAGGAAAAACAGCTAATGAATACTATATTTTGGAGAAAGGACTGGCTCGTTCATTTGTTAATGATTTTAACGGAAATGAAGTAACTACCCATTTTTTTGTGGAAAATGAAGTCATTATTGAAGTTTCATCACTGTTTCAAAGAATTCCGACACAGGAAAACATTGTCTGTATAATGGATTGTGAATGCTGGAAGTTTGATTTCGAAACTTTTCAGGAACTGTTCCACAAAATCCCAAACCTCAGAGAATGGGGAAGAGCGTGGATGTCTCAGCAGCTTTTTGTATATAAACAACGTTCTGTGGAAATGTTTATCCTTTCCGCAACAAGACGCTACCTTAATCTCTTAGAACAAAAACCCCATGTAATACAGTTTGCTCCCTTAAAGCAAATTGCCTCCTATCTGGGTGTTACAGATACTTCTTTAAGCCGTATCCGCAAAGAATTGGTTTCCCATCCAAATAAAAATTAA
- a CDS encoding VOC family protein — protein MKINQMYVNLPVKDVQKTREFWTLLGFSINEQFSDEKAICVIMKEDHIYAMFLKEEFFQTFTDRPIAKGDTTQTLLAIGVNSREEVDGMVKTAIENGGSKYSEPQDHGWMYQNAFSDLNGHQWEVMFVDMSKLPTE, from the coding sequence ATGAAAATCAATCAAATGTATGTAAACCTTCCGGTAAAAGATGTTCAGAAAACAAGAGAATTTTGGACTCTACTTGGGTTTTCAATCAACGAACAATTCTCAGATGAAAAGGCAATTTGTGTAATCATGAAGGAGGATCATATTTATGCAATGTTTTTAAAAGAGGAATTTTTTCAAACCTTTACAGATAGACCTATTGCGAAAGGAGATACTACACAGACACTTCTTGCCATTGGTGTAAACAGCCGTGAAGAAGTGGATGGAATGGTGAAAACGGCTATTGAAAACGGAGGTTCAAAATACAGCGAACCGCAAGATCACGGGTGGATGTATCAGAATGCTTTTTCAGATTTGAATGGTCACCAGTGGGAGGTCATGTTTGTAGATATGTCTAAGCTTCCGACAGAATAA
- a CDS encoding acyl carrier protein → MERNEVLTRLTPIFREQLDNEDIELNAETTADDIEEWDSLSHIQLIVAIEKAFGIRFTSSEIQSWNNVGEMIDSIISK, encoded by the coding sequence ATGGAAAGAAATGAGGTTTTAACAAGACTTACGCCTATTTTTCGTGAACAATTAGACAATGAAGACATTGAACTGAATGCTGAAACTACAGCAGACGATATTGAAGAATGGGATTCGCTTTCTCATATTCAGCTTATTGTAGCTATAGAAAAAGCTTTTGGGATTCGCTTTACGTCTTCAGAAATTCAAAGCTGGAATAATGTAGGCGAAATGATAGATTCCATTATCAGCAAATAA
- a CDS encoding VOC family protein produces the protein MKVNQIYVNLPVKDIEKTKEFWTNVGFPINEQITDEKAVCVMLNDNIQVMFLTEEFFETFSERPVPKGDTTQVLVAIGLDSREEVDQVVNTAVANGAYQHEEPQDHGWMYQNSFWDINGHGWNVIYADPSQTPTE, from the coding sequence ATGAAAGTCAATCAAATTTATGTAAACCTTCCGGTAAAGGATATTGAGAAGACAAAAGAATTCTGGACAAATGTCGGATTTCCAATCAATGAACAAATTACTGATGAAAAAGCAGTTTGTGTAATGTTGAATGACAATATCCAGGTGATGTTTTTAACAGAAGAGTTTTTCGAAACTTTTTCTGAAAGACCGGTTCCGAAAGGCGATACCACGCAGGTTTTGGTGGCTATTGGTTTAGACAGCCGCGAAGAAGTGGATCAGGTAGTGAATACAGCAGTAGCTAACGGAGCTTATCAGCACGAAGAACCGCAGGATCATGGCTGGATGTATCAGAATTCCTTTTGGGATATCAACGGGCATGGCTGGAACGTAATATATGCTGATCCGTCTCAAACACCTACAGAATAA
- a CDS encoding MBOAT family protein: MLLNSYYFIFFFAILFFAYYIFGKTSKIQNLFLLIGSYIFYSSWSWNFLSLLIISTLATFFIGNKIKKSEGKAKAYWLRTGVFLVLIQLLYFKYFNFFIENFNDLLKIFGCKDQLGLLKIIFPIGISFYSFRMIGYLLDIKNNKLKELPTLLDYSVFVAFFPCIIAGPIDKALPFLNNLKVKRTFSSSQFADGLRQILWGVFKKLVIADNIATITTPLFESYHTINGSALFIGAVLYFIQLYSDFSGYTDMAIGISKLLGIKIQPNFNYPLFAQNVADYWRRWHISLTSWLTEHVFTPLSIQFRDYDKYGLIMAIIINFLVVGFWHGAEWHYIFHGLISGIMFIPIIWKGKMNKKIKNSNNIIPTKEELKNIPLTFVMFALLMVLFFSTDMKMAMSYYTKIFSTSFFQFPNYQFHKEIALLIMFTLGIEWIGRDKEYAIKELLISKNVMIRWGFYYVLVFLVFLFYIAPKGFIYAQF; encoded by the coding sequence ATGCTTCTCAATTCTTACTATTTTATCTTTTTCTTTGCTATACTATTTTTTGCTTATTACATTTTTGGAAAAACATCAAAAATTCAGAATCTATTTCTTTTAATAGGAAGTTATATTTTCTACTCGAGCTGGAGCTGGAATTTTTTATCATTACTGATTATTTCTACTTTAGCTACTTTTTTTATTGGAAACAAAATAAAGAAATCGGAAGGAAAAGCAAAAGCATACTGGCTCAGAACAGGAGTCTTTTTAGTATTGATACAGCTTCTGTATTTTAAATATTTTAATTTTTTCATTGAAAATTTTAATGATTTATTAAAAATATTCGGCTGCAAAGATCAATTGGGTTTACTGAAAATTATATTCCCTATAGGAATCAGCTTTTATTCTTTCAGAATGATTGGCTATTTGCTGGATATAAAAAATAATAAGCTTAAAGAACTTCCGACCCTTTTAGATTATTCTGTTTTTGTTGCTTTTTTCCCGTGCATCATTGCAGGACCAATCGATAAAGCTTTGCCGTTTTTAAATAATCTTAAGGTCAAAAGAACGTTTTCGTCTTCACAGTTTGCAGACGGGTTGAGACAAATATTATGGGGAGTTTTTAAAAAACTGGTTATCGCAGACAATATTGCCACGATTACTACCCCATTATTCGAATCTTATCATACAATAAACGGAAGTGCTTTGTTCATTGGAGCGGTTTTGTATTTTATACAATTGTATTCAGATTTTTCGGGGTATACAGATATGGCAATAGGAATTTCCAAATTATTGGGAATCAAAATTCAGCCTAACTTTAATTATCCTCTTTTTGCACAAAATGTTGCCGATTATTGGCGAAGATGGCACATCTCATTAACTTCATGGCTTACTGAGCATGTTTTCACTCCCCTATCGATTCAGTTCAGGGATTATGATAAATACGGATTGATTATGGCCATAATCATTAATTTTCTGGTTGTAGGTTTTTGGCATGGTGCAGAATGGCATTATATTTTTCATGGACTGATAAGCGGCATTATGTTTATTCCTATCATCTGGAAAGGAAAAATGAACAAGAAGATAAAAAACTCGAACAATATCATCCCGACCAAAGAAGAGCTGAAAAACATCCCTTTAACATTTGTTATGTTTGCATTACTCATGGTACTTTTCTTTTCAACAGATATGAAAATGGCAATGAGTTATTATACAAAAATTTTCTCTACTTCTTTTTTCCAGTTTCCAAACTATCAGTTTCATAAAGAAATAGCCCTGCTTATTATGTTTACATTAGGTATTGAATGGATTGGAAGAGATAAAGAATACGCCATAAAAGAATTGTTGATTAGCAAGAATGTTATGATAAGATGGGGATTTTATTATGTGCTGGTATTTTTGGTATTTTTATTTTACATTGCCCCGAAGGGATTTATCTATGCACAGTTTTAA
- a CDS encoding DUF763 domain-containing protein, producing MKRSGTADLPLHYGKVPPWLYERMSILGLSIVEVILMDYGKDEVIRRLSDPFWFQSFGAVMGMDWHSSGITTSVMGALKRSINPNSQSLGLYICGGKGKFSRDTPSELIQIADKTGLNGNDLVRASKLSAKVDNTAIQDGYQLYLHNFILSDTGSWSVVQQGMHESDGTARRYHWHSENIKSFVEEPHTGINGISRGHILNLTASEASENRKGILEISHTDSAEVMNDFSRLILPNHHDVQASDVDLKRLGALLYVTRERQPQNFEDLLMLEGVGPRTMQSLALVSEVIHGAPSRFKDPARFSFAHGGKDGHPFPVPTKVYDESIQILKSGIEKSKLGNSDKLKTLNKLHQIIESTEKDFTPDFDIQQVIEEERQNSWRFGGKTVFGDAQKPSPSKPIQLSLF from the coding sequence ATGAAACGTTCCGGAACAGCAGATTTACCTTTACATTACGGCAAAGTACCACCTTGGCTGTATGAACGTATGTCGATTCTCGGGCTTTCAATTGTTGAGGTTATCCTGATGGATTATGGGAAAGATGAAGTTATTCGCCGACTGTCAGATCCGTTTTGGTTTCAAAGTTTCGGTGCTGTAATGGGAATGGATTGGCATTCTTCCGGAATTACCACTTCTGTGATGGGCGCTTTGAAAAGATCTATTAATCCAAACTCTCAGTCTCTTGGGCTGTATATCTGTGGAGGAAAAGGCAAATTTTCGAGGGATACTCCTTCGGAATTAATTCAAATTGCGGATAAAACAGGTTTAAACGGGAATGATTTGGTAAGAGCCAGTAAACTTTCTGCAAAGGTTGATAATACGGCGATTCAGGATGGTTATCAATTGTATCTGCATAATTTTATTCTGTCCGATACCGGCAGCTGGAGTGTTGTTCAGCAGGGAATGCATGAATCCGACGGAACGGCCAGACGTTATCATTGGCATTCCGAAAACATAAAATCCTTTGTTGAAGAACCTCATACAGGAATTAACGGAATTTCAAGAGGTCATATTTTGAATTTAACCGCTTCAGAAGCTTCAGAAAACCGGAAAGGGATTTTAGAAATTTCCCATACAGATTCTGCAGAGGTGATGAATGATTTTTCAAGATTGATTCTTCCTAATCATCACGATGTTCAGGCGTCTGATGTTGATTTGAAACGGCTTGGAGCCCTTCTGTATGTGACAAGAGAACGGCAGCCTCAAAATTTCGAAGACTTACTAATGTTGGAAGGGGTGGGTCCGAGAACCATGCAGTCTTTAGCTCTGGTAAGCGAAGTGATTCATGGAGCGCCTTCAAGGTTTAAAGATCCAGCTAGATTTTCCTTTGCTCATGGCGGAAAAGACGGTCATCCGTTTCCTGTGCCGACAAAAGTGTATGACGAAAGCATTCAAATCCTTAAGAGCGGAATTGAAAAATCTAAACTTGGGAACTCAGATAAATTAAAAACACTGAATAAGCTTCATCAAATTATTGAATCTACTGAAAAAGATTTTACCCCAGATTTTGATATTCAACAGGTTATTGAAGAAGAAAGACAAAATTCATGGCGTTTCGGTGGGAAGACTGTTTTTGGAGATGCTCAGAAACCTTCTCCTTCCAAACCGATCCAGCTTTCTTTGTTTTAA
- a CDS encoding HAD-IIIC family phosphatase, which translates to MMYKTFSELKKAEKTYFNSPKTIKVALLGDTATQFLHVALKGTAKTEGFNLEIFEADFGQISRQIMDPSSEYYAFDADYTVIFESTHKLLNQYYKSYDSAKDLANNKVKYIKELYNTIQNRTKSRIIYCNFPIIDSKVFGNFSNKVESSFNFQLNKLNYLLSLEIAMSKNNFFIADLLSIQNKWGRDFIFAPSIYVNTEMVISIDALPIVAHTIFSIISSLEGKFKKCLILDLDNTTWGGIIGDDGLEKIQIGNLGIGKAFTEFQYWVKALQKRGIILAVCSKNDEDKAKEPFEKHPDMVLKLEDIAVFVANWENKADNIRKIQSILNIGLDSMVFLDDNPFERNLVRENLPEVCVPELPEDPAEYLEYLYGLNLFETASFSENDVERTKQYQVEAQRVVDLESFTNVEDFLKSMDMLSDVQEFNDFSKPRVSQLTQRSNQFNLRTVRYTEQEIDTLIASEKHHTISFTLEDKYGDNGLICVIVLEEQDKETLFIETWLMSCRVLKRGMEDFTLKTIADLAKKQGYTYIIGEYIPTSKNQMVKDHYENLGFINKNDKWILNVNDYQPKEIYIKNK; encoded by the coding sequence ATGATGTATAAAACATTTTCGGAATTAAAAAAAGCTGAAAAAACATACTTTAATTCACCAAAAACGATTAAAGTAGCCTTACTTGGTGATACTGCTACACAGTTTTTACATGTTGCTTTAAAAGGAACAGCAAAAACGGAAGGTTTCAATCTGGAAATATTTGAAGCAGATTTCGGACAGATATCCCGCCAAATTATGGATCCCTCTTCGGAATATTATGCGTTTGATGCAGATTATACCGTTATTTTTGAATCAACCCACAAATTACTGAATCAATATTATAAATCTTACGATTCTGCTAAAGATCTTGCAAATAATAAAGTCAAATACATTAAAGAGCTTTACAATACGATACAAAACCGTACAAAAAGCAGAATCATTTACTGCAATTTTCCCATAATCGACAGTAAAGTTTTTGGAAATTTTTCTAACAAAGTAGAATCATCTTTTAATTTTCAGCTCAATAAACTTAATTATTTACTTTCTCTGGAAATAGCAATGAGCAAAAACAACTTTTTCATTGCAGATTTGCTTTCTATTCAGAATAAATGGGGAAGAGATTTTATTTTTGCACCCAGCATTTACGTGAACACTGAAATGGTCATTTCAATAGATGCTTTACCCATTGTAGCTCATACGATATTCAGCATTATCTCTTCTCTGGAAGGTAAATTTAAAAAATGCCTTATTCTGGACCTGGATAACACAACTTGGGGAGGAATTATAGGAGATGATGGCCTGGAGAAAATCCAAATCGGAAATTTGGGAATCGGAAAAGCTTTTACGGAATTTCAATATTGGGTAAAAGCACTGCAAAAAAGAGGGATTATTCTTGCTGTTTGCAGTAAAAACGACGAAGATAAAGCAAAAGAACCATTTGAAAAACATCCGGATATGGTTCTGAAGCTGGAAGATATTGCTGTTTTTGTTGCCAATTGGGAAAATAAAGCAGATAATATCAGAAAAATTCAAAGCATATTAAATATCGGATTGGATTCAATGGTTTTTCTTGATGACAATCCCTTTGAACGAAATCTTGTGAGAGAAAATCTTCCCGAAGTATGTGTACCCGAATTACCGGAAGATCCTGCAGAATATCTGGAATATTTATATGGCTTAAATCTTTTTGAAACAGCAAGTTTCTCGGAAAATGACGTGGAAAGAACAAAACAATATCAGGTAGAAGCACAGCGGGTGGTTGATCTGGAAAGTTTTACCAATGTTGAGGATTTTCTGAAAAGCATGGATATGCTTTCTGATGTTCAGGAGTTTAATGATTTTTCTAAACCAAGGGTTTCCCAGCTTACCCAAAGATCCAATCAATTTAATTTGAGAACAGTAAGGTATACTGAACAGGAAATTGATACTCTTATTGCTTCTGAAAAGCACCACACCATTTCATTTACTTTGGAAGATAAGTACGGAGATAATGGTTTAATTTGTGTTATCGTGCTTGAAGAACAGGATAAAGAAACACTTTTTATAGAAACCTGGCTGATGAGCTGCAGGGTTCTGAAAAGAGGAATGGAAGACTTCACACTCAAAACGATTGCAGATCTTGCTAAAAAACAAGGTTATACCTATATAATAGGAGAATATATTCCCACATCTAAAAATCAAATGGTAAAAGATCATTATGAAAATCTGGGCTTCATCAATAAAAATGACAAATGGATTCTGAATGTAAATGACTATCAACCAAAAGAAATATATATTAAAAATAAATAA
- the tpx gene encoding thiol peroxidase, translating into MSTITLKGNEIHTIGTLPSVGTTIRDFALVDSGLNVKTLESFEGKKKVFNIFPSIDTGICAASARKFNEEASNLENTVVINVSKDLPFALGRFCAAEGLDNVETLSDFRGSFGDDYEVTITDSPMQGLLSRAVIVTDENNKVIYTEQVPEIVHEPNYDAALAALK; encoded by the coding sequence ATGTCAACGATTACTTTAAAAGGAAATGAAATACATACAATAGGAACTCTTCCGTCAGTAGGAACTACAATCAGAGATTTTGCTTTGGTAGATTCTGGCTTGAATGTAAAAACTTTGGAAAGCTTCGAAGGAAAGAAAAAGGTATTCAATATTTTTCCATCCATTGATACAGGAATTTGTGCGGCTTCAGCAAGAAAATTTAATGAAGAAGCTTCAAATTTGGAAAATACGGTTGTAATTAATGTGTCTAAAGATCTGCCTTTTGCATTAGGAAGATTTTGTGCAGCAGAAGGTTTGGACAATGTAGAAACCCTTTCAGATTTCAGAGGAAGTTTCGGGGATGATTATGAGGTGACGATTACTGATTCTCCAATGCAGGGACTTTTGAGCCGTGCTGTAATTGTAACGGATGAAAATAATAAAGTAATCTATACAGAGCAGGTTCCGGAAATCGTACATGAGCCTAATTATGATGCAGCTTTAGCAGCATTGAAATAA
- a CDS encoding DinB family protein has protein sequence MDTPKSKKLEIIIPAYRAHSQTFLLVLDGVSEEDALKRIEGKTNHIVWMVGNFLDMRYGLGFVLGLTEEFRYKDFFFQGKALDESLTYPALQELKEDFHKISPLVYQKLLEATDEELDKAFPMGMNIDFFPETVLNFVGMCIGREDYLCGQMGLMRKILGYEGMKYDFDKNLKY, from the coding sequence ATGGATACACCAAAATCGAAAAAATTAGAGATCATAATTCCTGCCTATCGTGCACACAGTCAGACTTTTTTATTAGTTCTTGACGGGGTTTCAGAAGAAGATGCCCTGAAAAGGATCGAAGGAAAAACCAATCATATCGTTTGGATGGTCGGGAACTTTCTGGATATGCGCTACGGATTAGGATTTGTTCTCGGGCTTACCGAAGAATTCAGATATAAAGATTTTTTCTTTCAGGGGAAAGCTTTGGATGAAAGTTTAACTTACCCGGCTTTACAGGAGCTGAAAGAAGATTTTCATAAGATTTCTCCACTAGTTTATCAAAAATTATTAGAGGCAACAGATGAAGAATTGGATAAGGCTTTTCCAATGGGGATGAATATCGATTTCTTTCCGGAAACGGTCTTGAATTTCGTAGGAATGTGCATTGGACGCGAAGATTATCTTTGTGGACAAATGGGATTAATGCGAAAAATTCTGGGATACGAAGGCATGAAATACGATTTTGATAAAAACTTAAAATATTAA